The genomic interval ATCGATGCCATGTCTTATTGGGTTTACAATGCCAATATTGATGGTTTTAGATGCGATTATGCTGATTTTGTCCCAAACAATTTCTGGTCAGATGCTATTACCAAATTAAGAAAAATCAAAAAGAATCAAGAAATTTTAATGCTGGCTGAAGGTTCAAAATACAATCATTTTGCTTCAGGTTTTGATTTTACTTTTGGTTTCAATTTCTTTTATACAATCGAACAGCTTTTTAAAGAAAATAAACCTGCAACAACGATTCAGGATTCGAACGCAACAGAATATGCCAACGTTTACGATCCATCAAACAAAGTGGTTCGTTATACAAGCAATCACGACGTAAATCTTTCTGACGGAACGCCTTTAGAACTTTTTGGAGGAAAAAAAGGATCTGTAGCAATGTTTGTTGTAGCGGCATATTTAAAATCAATTCCTATGATTTACAACGGACAGGAAATTGGTTACGACAAAAGATTAAATTATTTCGCTAAAACTCCAATCGATTGGTCAACTGCTGATGCTTCAATGCTGGCAGAATACAAAAAAATCATTGCTTTCAGAAATACAAGCAACGCAATTAAAACAGGAGAATTTACAGGTTACAGCAGTAATGCCGTAAGTGCTTTCACGATGATAAAAGATGTCGAAAAAGTTTTTGTTCTTTCTAATTTAACAAGTTCTACCGTAAAACATCTTATTCCAAATACATTAAAAGGAAATTGGAAAGATGCATTTACTGGAGCTACTGTTTCAGTTGGCGCAGATGTAACACTTCAACCTTTTCAATATTTAGTGTTGAAAAATTAACTTCAAAAGCAACTTTAAAGACTAAATTTGCAACAAAACAAAATAACATGAATTTTCAATTCCAAAAATCATTGTCTCAAATGCGTTTGAGCAAAAAAACAGCGCTTTTATTTTTTGTACTTCTAAGTGTATTTTCGCTTAAAGCGCAAGAAATAAATTCGCCAGACAAAAATCTTTCTTTAAAATTTGAATTAAAAGAAGGCGGAATTCCGTCTTACCAATTATCATATAAACAAAAAGCGGTTATTAAAACTAGTTCTTTAGGTTTAGAACTTCAGAACAAAGCTTCGTTTATGGATGGTTTTACCATTACAAACACAGCGCAATCTTCTGTTGATGAAAATTGGAATCCTGTTTTAGGGGAAGAAAAAACAATTCGTAATCATTATAACGAATTGGTTGTCACTTTAGCGCAAGCGAAAAACAACAATAGATTTATTCGTATTCGTTTCCGTTTATTCAACGACGGATTGGGATTTAGATATGAATTTCCGAAACAAGATGAACTGAGTTATTTTGTTATTAAAGAAGAACGTACCGAATTTCAATTAGCTGGAAATCATAAAATTTTCTGGATTCCAGGAGATTATGATACCAACGAATATGCTTATACAACATCAAAGATTTCGGAAATTCCTTCTTTGATGAAAAAAGCGACAATTGAAATTAATGCACAGCAACCAATCGCGGCACTTTCTGTACAAACGCCTTCAATGATGAAATCAGATGATGGTTTATACATCAACATTCACGAAGCGGGGTTAATCAATTATCCAGCAATGTATCTTGAAGTTGATGCTAAAACTAACAAAATGATCAGCCATTTAGCGCCAGATGCAGTTGGCGCAAAAGGTTATATGCAGACCGATGCGCAAACA from Flavobacterium sp. YJ01 carries:
- a CDS encoding alpha-amylase family glycosyl hydrolase: MKFNIKIVYGLLLALAFVSCSSSDDENKTPPSPYTQYGAPFDKMPKKEDAIIYQVNIRAFSQAGNLKGVQDRLTQIQELGANVIYLMPVFPVGKERATGELGSPYAVKDYKAVNPDFGTLQDLQTLVEEAHKKNMAVILDWVANHTAWDNAWITQHKNWYQQDANGNIIIPPGTNYNDVAQLNFNNTEMKDAMIDAMSYWVYNANIDGFRCDYADFVPNNFWSDAITKLRKIKKNQEILMLAEGSKYNHFASGFDFTFGFNFFYTIEQLFKENKPATTIQDSNATEYANVYDPSNKVVRYTSNHDVNLSDGTPLELFGGKKGSVAMFVVAAYLKSIPMIYNGQEIGYDKRLNYFAKTPIDWSTADASMLAEYKKIIAFRNTSNAIKTGEFTGYSSNAVSAFTMIKDVEKVFVLSNLTSSTVKHLIPNTLKGNWKDAFTGATVSVGADVTLQPFQYLVLKN